A single Dongia rigui DNA region contains:
- a CDS encoding methyl-accepting chemotaxis protein gives MNLKNITISAKVIMLVVLLASLSAVIAFTGWYGMTRMGKTLQDVGTVESAAREAMDLRLDIIAISRMTYQLAQAPEKAADFAKETDRRTTEMLARFDVLAAAADDQQKSQLDAIKGVLAPYFDKIRNLVDVASKGGDKAAIDAALADGLKAQKTVTDTVKVYSTYSAERMKTMRDGALALSSNAQWVQIAVALGGIVLGLLIGYVVANRGIVRPIRSVTDALQRLANGDLNIHVVGTDRRDEVGDIARTMATFKENAEARARLAVEEERQQREKIAQGERVARLIQTFEQQATQVLGVINGSASTLNQTADTLSRASDETSHQTSAVAAASEEATRNVQLVAAATEEMTASIREIAQQMTNARSVANDAATRAQEARNMVRQLEESGTKIGDVIGLINDIASQTNLLALNATIEAARAGEAGRGFAVVATEVKSLATQTGTATDDIRAQVEGMRGSIATATDVITEIATVIDRLNEMATAVAGTIEQQTAATQEIGRNATEAAMGTQEVAKSIGHVSVAAATTADGAGKVLGAANGLTQQTDTLQRSIVDFINGVRAA, from the coding sequence ATGAACCTGAAGAACATCACCATCTCGGCCAAAGTGATCATGCTCGTGGTCCTTCTGGCATCGCTTTCTGCCGTCATTGCCTTCACCGGCTGGTACGGCATGACCCGCATGGGCAAGACCCTCCAGGATGTCGGCACCGTCGAATCTGCAGCCCGCGAGGCGATGGATCTTCGCCTCGACATCATCGCCATCAGCCGCATGACCTATCAGCTGGCGCAGGCGCCGGAAAAGGCCGCCGATTTCGCCAAGGAAACGGATCGCCGCACGACGGAGATGCTGGCGCGTTTCGACGTCTTGGCCGCCGCGGCTGACGACCAACAGAAGAGCCAACTCGATGCCATCAAAGGCGTCCTCGCCCCTTATTTCGACAAGATCCGCAATCTGGTCGACGTGGCGTCAAAGGGTGGCGACAAGGCTGCCATTGATGCTGCCTTGGCCGATGGCTTGAAGGCCCAGAAGACCGTTACCGACACGGTCAAGGTCTACAGCACCTATTCTGCCGAACGCATGAAGACCATGCGCGACGGCGCCCTCGCCCTTTCAAGCAATGCGCAGTGGGTGCAGATCGCGGTCGCCTTGGGCGGCATCGTCCTCGGCCTCCTCATCGGCTATGTCGTTGCCAATCGCGGCATCGTCCGCCCGATCCGCAGTGTCACCGATGCGCTTCAGCGCCTCGCCAATGGTGATCTCAACATCCACGTGGTCGGCACCGATCGCCGCGACGAAGTGGGCGACATCGCCCGCACCATGGCGACCTTCAAGGAAAATGCCGAGGCCCGCGCAAGACTGGCGGTCGAGGAAGAGCGTCAGCAGCGCGAGAAAATCGCCCAAGGCGAGCGGGTCGCCCGCCTGATCCAAACGTTCGAGCAACAGGCGACGCAGGTTCTGGGGGTCATCAACGGCTCGGCCTCGACCCTTAACCAGACGGCCGACACGCTCTCGCGCGCTTCGGATGAAACATCGCACCAGACCTCGGCCGTCGCCGCGGCATCCGAAGAGGCGACGCGCAATGTCCAGCTGGTCGCAGCGGCGACCGAGGAAATGACGGCCTCCATCCGCGAAATCGCCCAGCAGATGACCAATGCCCGGTCGGTCGCCAACGACGCCGCGACACGCGCTCAGGAAGCGCGCAACATGGTCCGCCAGCTGGAAGAATCCGGTACCAAGATCGGTGACGTCATCGGCCTCATCAACGATATCGCCAGCCAGACCAACCTCCTGGCGCTCAACGCCACGATCGAGGCGGCGCGGGCCGGCGAAGCCGGCCGCGGTTTTGCTGTCGTGGCGACCGAGGTTAAATCCCTCGCCACCCAGACCGGGACCGCGACCGACGATATCCGCGCCCAGGTTGAAGGCATGCGCGGCAGCATTGCCACGGCGACCGATGTGATCACCGAGATTGCGACGGTCATCGACCGCCTTAATGAAATGGCAACGGCCGTCGCCGGCACCATCGAGCAGCAAACCGCCGCCACGCAGGAAATCGGGCGGAACGCCACGGAAGCAGCCATGGGCACCCAGGAAGTGGCCAAGTCGATCGGCCATGTGTCGGTCGCGGCCGCCACGACGGCCGACGGCGCCGGCAAGGTCCTTGGCGCCGCCAATGGTCTCACCCAGCAGACCGACACCCTCCAACGCAGCATCGTCGACTTCATCAACGGGGTTCGCGCTGCCTAA
- a CDS encoding dimethylarginine dimethylaminohydrolase family protein — translation MADRQTSPQNSPLRGRVIGGGTPLMKKWNLASESGALKDVLLGPAEGFRWMGLENAAWSSLVRDTMRKGYKFDKQLAMRQHREMVNAYEDAGVNCHFLPLDEHNPYQVYARDSSFMTPYGAVICQMANPRRRGEYASCLRFYLENDIPVYDMVSSGNFEGGDFNIIADKTALIGYTDHRSEEISARQISEWMRDEGWEIKFAPIDQFYVHIDLMVCMLNEHVAAVCLETTEDDIIDFLKQKKIEIIPATFKETMALGCNVVALGKDRILSTLGAKDLNAKLRANGFTVYDPDMTMFTWAGGGVHCMCQPLNREAA, via the coding sequence ATGGCCGACCGTCAGACTTCACCGCAGAATTCACCGCTCCGGGGCCGCGTCATCGGTGGCGGCACGCCGCTGATGAAGAAGTGGAACCTCGCCTCCGAATCCGGCGCCCTCAAAGACGTGCTGCTCGGGCCGGCCGAGGGCTTCCGCTGGATGGGGCTGGAGAACGCGGCCTGGTCGTCGCTCGTCCGCGATACGATGCGCAAGGGCTACAAGTTCGACAAGCAGCTCGCCATGCGCCAGCACCGCGAGATGGTCAACGCCTATGAGGATGCCGGGGTCAATTGCCATTTCCTGCCCCTCGACGAGCATAACCCCTACCAGGTCTATGCCCGCGACTCCTCCTTCATGACACCCTATGGCGCGGTCATCTGCCAGATGGCCAATCCGCGCCGCCGCGGCGAATACGCCTCCTGCCTGCGCTTCTACCTCGAAAACGATATCCCGGTTTACGACATGGTGAGCTCGGGCAATTTCGAAGGCGGCGACTTCAACATCATCGCCGACAAGACCGCACTCATCGGCTACACCGATCATCGTTCGGAAGAGATTTCGGCGCGCCAGATTTCGGAATGGATGCGCGATGAAGGCTGGGAAATCAAATTTGCGCCGATCGACCAGTTCTATGTCCATATCGATCTGATGGTCTGCATGCTGAACGAGCATGTGGCCGCGGTCTGCCTCGAAACGACCGAGGACGATATCATCGACTTCCTGAAACAGAAGAAGATCGAGATCATCCCCGCGACCTTCAAAGAAACCATGGCCCTGGGCTGCAATGTCGTGGCGCTGGGCAAGGATCGGATCCTTTCCACGCTAGGCGCCAAAGACCTCAACGCCAAGCTGCGCGCCAATGGCTTCACCGTCTACGACCCGGACATGACCATGTTCACCTGGGCCGGCGGCGGCGTCCATTGCATGTGCCAGCCCTTGAACCGCGAAGCCGCGTAA
- a CDS encoding acetate--CoA ligase family protein, translated as MAHKLDRLLRPRSVALVGASPKEGSVGRGMITSTGMAGTLPKIYFVNPAYQEIDGQRCYPSLSALPETVDMAVLGIANVRLEAALDEAIGCGIGGVTIFASGYLENDTEPKLTERIAAKARAAGVAICGGNCMGFYHLDFGLRVCGFPPPAWIRKGNVAFITHSGSAFSALCHTDRRFGFSLAVSAGQELATNVADYLDFALDIPATKVVGLFLETVRDPAGFKAALLKAQRMEIPVVALKVGRTAESAALAVSHSGAVAGNHAAYQALFDRYGVIEVANMDELVNALHLFSSERRLAPGGLATMHDSGGFRELVLDLGIEAGVPFAQISDETRAKLAARLDYGLEPINPLDAWGTGNDWAAIFEDCLQALVDDPDTALASLCVEARDEYYLSAGYADILRRVAARTTKPVFYTTNVGSNANLDVVTRLAHDGVPVLSGVAPMLGVVKKAMAARDRALLAPDVAAVAPSGLREKWAPRLAQGDLLEAEALDLLADYGVPVVAHVHAETLDAAKEAADRIGYPIVLKTAMPGILHKSDVGGVKLGVKNAAELETAYADLKARLGPRVLLMPMAGKGVEISFGMTMDPQFGPVVMVGAGGVLIEMMSDRRFVLPPFGPIEAARHIEGLALRPLLDGKRGAKPADVEKLARAFAAFAVMVADLEGLVGEMDVNPLIVNETGAVAVDALIVATAR; from the coding sequence ATGGCTCATAAACTAGACCGTTTGCTGCGGCCCCGGAGTGTGGCCCTTGTGGGTGCCAGCCCGAAGGAGGGGTCGGTCGGGCGCGGCATGATCACTTCGACCGGCATGGCGGGGACGCTGCCGAAGATCTATTTCGTCAATCCAGCCTATCAGGAGATCGACGGGCAGCGCTGCTATCCGTCGCTGAGCGCCTTGCCGGAGACGGTCGACATGGCCGTGCTCGGCATCGCCAATGTGCGGCTCGAAGCGGCACTCGATGAGGCTATTGGCTGCGGCATCGGCGGTGTCACGATCTTTGCCAGCGGGTATCTCGAAAACGATACCGAGCCGAAGCTGACCGAGCGCATCGCGGCGAAGGCACGGGCGGCGGGTGTTGCCATTTGCGGCGGCAATTGCATGGGTTTCTACCATCTCGATTTCGGCCTGCGCGTCTGCGGCTTCCCGCCGCCCGCCTGGATACGCAAGGGCAATGTCGCCTTCATCACGCATTCGGGCTCGGCCTTCTCGGCGCTCTGCCACACCGACCGGCGCTTCGGCTTCAGCCTAGCCGTGTCGGCAGGGCAGGAACTGGCCACCAATGTGGCCGATTATCTCGACTTCGCGCTCGACATTCCGGCAACCAAGGTGGTGGGGCTGTTCCTCGAAACCGTGCGTGACCCGGCGGGGTTCAAGGCGGCGCTCTTAAAGGCGCAGCGGATGGAGATCCCGGTTGTGGCGCTGAAGGTCGGGCGCACGGCCGAGAGTGCGGCCCTTGCCGTCTCGCATTCCGGGGCGGTTGCCGGCAATCATGCGGCCTATCAGGCGCTGTTCGATCGCTATGGCGTGATCGAGGTCGCCAACATGGATGAACTGGTGAACGCGCTGCATCTCTTTTCCAGCGAGCGGCGGCTGGCGCCAGGCGGGCTGGCGACGATGCATGATTCCGGCGGGTTTCGCGAATTGGTGCTGGATCTCGGCATCGAGGCCGGCGTGCCCTTCGCCCAGATCAGCGACGAGACGCGAGCCAAACTGGCGGCCCGGCTGGATTATGGCCTGGAGCCCATTAATCCGCTGGATGCCTGGGGCACCGGCAATGATTGGGCGGCGATCTTCGAGGATTGCCTGCAGGCGCTGGTCGATGATCCGGATACGGCGCTCGCCTCGCTCTGCGTCGAGGCGCGCGATGAATATTATCTGAGTGCCGGCTATGCCGATATCCTGCGCCGCGTTGCGGCGCGCACGACAAAGCCGGTCTTCTACACGACCAATGTCGGCAGCAATGCCAATCTGGATGTCGTTACCCGGCTGGCCCATGACGGTGTGCCGGTTCTTTCCGGCGTGGCACCTATGCTCGGCGTCGTAAAGAAGGCGATGGCGGCGCGGGACCGGGCGTTGTTGGCGCCGGACGTGGCGGCGGTGGCGCCGTCCGGCTTGCGGGAGAAATGGGCACCGCGGCTGGCGCAAGGCGACCTCTTGGAGGCTGAGGCGCTGGACCTGTTGGCCGATTACGGCGTGCCGGTTGTGGCCCACGTCCACGCCGAGACGCTTGATGCGGCAAAGGAGGCGGCCGATCGCATCGGCTACCCCATCGTGCTGAAGACGGCAATGCCAGGCATCCTCCATAAATCAGACGTGGGCGGCGTGAAGCTGGGCGTCAAGAACGCAGCGGAATTGGAAACAGCCTATGCCGATCTCAAGGCGCGGCTGGGCCCCCGCGTCCTGCTGATGCCGATGGCGGGGAAGGGTGTCGAGATCTCCTTTGGCATGACAATGGACCCGCAATTCGGCCCGGTGGTGATGGTGGGGGCCGGCGGCGTGCTGATCGAAATGATGTCCGACCGCCGTTTTGTGCTGCCGCCTTTCGGTCCAATCGAGGCGGCGCGACACATTGAAGGGTTGGCCTTACGACCACTGCTGGATGGCAAGCGCGGCGCCAAGCCGGCGGATGTCGAAAAGCTCGCGCGCGCCTTTGCGGCATTCGCGGTGATGGTGGCAGACCTCGAGGGCCTGGTCGGCGAGATGGACGTCAATCCGTTGATCGTCAATGAAACGGGCGCCGTTGCGGTCGATGCGCTGATCGTCGCAACGGCGCGCTAA
- the betI gene encoding transcriptional regulator BetI — protein sequence MAKAEAVKEVRRKQLIDATIRAIGRVGYANATLTHVASEAGLSPGIVNFYFKSKEQLLIATLEQIAEEYSAFWQAAINKGKVAPAAGLEAMIEADFHPTVCNVEKVSIWYAFWAEARGNAAYHDVVSRLEQDYLAQTETLCQRIIQEGGYEGASAGDVATGLNAMIDGMWFDCLMEPKAFNRAEAKRICRQYLASVFPAHFSGGVKKGKSDNDNTVVLAIDQEVQGRNAHRARLAAALRKRLEPVGPMRREVLAAAAGISVKILESWLDGRAEPSSWQIGRLIVATDAQLWMEIYGPIHDEAQRLFEARLASAQEQAMRDRAALATLKGTD from the coding sequence ATGGCCAAAGCTGAAGCGGTCAAGGAAGTTCGCCGTAAGCAATTGATAGACGCGACAATTCGCGCAATCGGGCGGGTCGGCTATGCCAATGCCACCTTGACCCATGTGGCCTCCGAAGCCGGCTTGTCGCCCGGCATCGTCAATTTCTATTTCAAGTCCAAGGAACAACTGCTGATCGCGACACTGGAACAGATCGCCGAGGAATACTCGGCCTTCTGGCAGGCGGCGATCAACAAGGGCAAGGTGGCACCGGCCGCCGGGCTCGAAGCGATGATCGAGGCCGACTTCCATCCCACCGTCTGCAACGTGGAAAAGGTCTCGATCTGGTACGCCTTCTGGGCGGAAGCGCGGGGCAATGCCGCCTATCATGACGTGGTGTCGCGGCTGGAACAGGATTACCTCGCCCAGACCGAGACCCTGTGCCAGCGCATCATCCAGGAGGGCGGCTATGAAGGCGCATCGGCCGGTGATGTCGCCACGGGCTTGAACGCGATGATCGACGGCATGTGGTTCGACTGCCTGATGGAGCCCAAGGCCTTCAACCGGGCGGAGGCCAAGCGCATCTGCCGGCAATACCTCGCCTCCGTCTTCCCGGCGCATTTCTCGGGCGGTGTGAAGAAGGGGAAGAGCGACAACGACAATACCGTGGTGCTCGCCATCGACCAGGAAGTGCAGGGACGCAACGCGCACCGCGCGCGCCTTGCCGCGGCCTTGCGCAAGCGCCTGGAACCGGTGGGTCCCATGCGGCGCGAGGTGCTGGCCGCTGCCGCCGGCATTTCGGTGAAGATCCTGGAGAGCTGGCTCGACGGCCGCGCCGAGCCGAGCTCGTGGCAGATCGGGCGCCTCATCGTCGCCACCGACGCGCAGCTGTGGATGGAGATCTATGGCCCCATCCATGACGAGGCGCAGCGCCTGTTCGAGGCGCGCCTCGCCAGTGCCCAGGAACAGGCGATGCGCGACAGGGCGGCGCTGGCGACGCTAAAGGGGACCGACTAA
- a CDS encoding aspartate aminotransferase family protein encodes MTTIKTERRKMDKSRAHFREAIKHMPLGVSSNFRYWGDDNTVFVKNGKGARLWDIDGNEYIDYRLGYGPAILGHCNDIVDAAAREAQSVGTVYALGTEKEVTVAKLIKEMMPAAELVRFSNSGTEAVMAALRLARGYTGKDNYVTFEGSYHGLFDASMWTADPEDMKDQTKQPKVIPYGEGIPQLVRQLFWQVPYNDAQRLEEVLKKNHDTIAAVLIEPILGNCCGIPSKPEFIKAVRELCTKYGVLMIVDEVKTGFRVAKGGAQELYGIEADIFTVAKAVANGYPISAIGGKEEILRKYGKGVAHGGTYTAQAMSLAAAEATLTILKDTDALKNIASYGQAMQDGMGKVLTKRGIPHSFTGHQSMSGLFFSAEAPTTYRNWKLSDYTFYDTMAGILIDMGIMCEPDSREPWFISSAHDQKCLEETLGKFEEAVDLTLNELAKGRETENKLMPGISG; translated from the coding sequence ATGACGACGATAAAAACCGAGCGTCGCAAAATGGATAAGAGCCGGGCCCATTTCCGCGAGGCCATCAAGCATATGCCGCTCGGCGTCAGCTCGAACTTCCGCTATTGGGGCGATGACAACACGGTCTTCGTGAAGAACGGCAAGGGTGCGCGTCTCTGGGATATCGACGGCAACGAATACATCGATTACCGCCTCGGCTACGGCCCCGCCATCCTGGGCCATTGCAATGACATCGTCGACGCTGCCGCGCGTGAGGCGCAGTCGGTCGGCACGGTCTATGCGCTGGGCACCGAAAAGGAAGTGACTGTCGCCAAGCTCATCAAGGAGATGATGCCGGCGGCCGAACTGGTTCGCTTCTCGAACTCCGGCACCGAAGCCGTGATGGCCGCCTTGCGCCTGGCGCGCGGCTATACCGGCAAGGACAATTACGTGACGTTCGAAGGCTCGTATCACGGCCTCTTCGACGCCAGCATGTGGACGGCCGATCCCGAAGACATGAAGGATCAGACCAAGCAGCCCAAGGTCATCCCTTATGGCGAGGGCATTCCGCAGCTGGTCCGCCAGCTCTTCTGGCAGGTGCCGTATAACGACGCGCAGCGCCTGGAAGAGGTGCTGAAGAAGAACCACGACACCATCGCCGCCGTGCTGATCGAGCCGATCCTCGGCAATTGCTGCGGCATCCCCTCGAAGCCGGAATTCATCAAGGCCGTCCGCGAGCTGTGCACCAAATACGGCGTGCTGATGATCGTCGACGAAGTGAAGACCGGTTTCCGCGTCGCCAAGGGCGGTGCCCAGGAACTCTATGGCATCGAGGCCGACATCTTCACGGTGGCCAAGGCCGTGGCGAACGGCTACCCGATCTCGGCGATCGGCGGCAAGGAGGAGATCCTGCGCAAATACGGCAAGGGTGTGGCCCATGGCGGCACCTACACCGCCCAGGCGATGAGCCTGGCCGCTGCCGAGGCGACCTTGACCATCCTCAAGGACACCGACGCCCTGAAGAACATCGCCTCTTATGGCCAGGCGATGCAGGACGGCATGGGGAAGGTCCTGACCAAGCGCGGCATCCCGCACAGCTTCACCGGCCACCAGTCGATGTCGGGCCTCTTCTTCAGCGCCGAGGCACCGACCACCTACCGCAACTGGAAGCTCTCCGACTACACCTTCTACGACACCATGGCCGGTATCCTCATCGACATGGGCATCATGTGCGAGCCGGACAGCCGCGAACCCTGGTTCATCTCCTCGGCGCATGACCAGAAATGCCTGGAAGAAACCCTGGGCAAGTTCGAGGAAGCGGTCGATCTGACCCTCAATGAACTCGCCAAGGGCCGGGAGACGGAAAACAAGCTGATGCCCGGCATCAGCGGCTAG
- a CDS encoding calcium-binding protein: MMPQYQNGTPRADILVGTWWNDIIYGDGGHDVIYGDRGNDILSGDTGNDILWGGVGADQLFGDNGFDHGFDIAVYKTSAEAVTVNLSQITQSGAGGEAEGDQLFGIEGLVGSAHHDRLFGNAQNNTFRGGAGGDYIDGSDGIDKASYAYSSAAVHVDLTRGGIQFGGDAQGDILRNIENLQGSDFDDRLIGNDARNTIAGGKGADYIDGGGGYDFVDYRGSSAVNIDLNRATQIGAHAQGDQLVNIENIRGTSFNDVLVGTTGHNELLGDEGNDVIDGGGGNDILKGMNGDDVVTTRSQGFADGGNGVDTLIVHFDERDPYDGVEVYINSNNYLSSRYMSDYDPPAGYNLSAMNFERVELTGTQWSDFLMGTSGNDVLRGGAGDDYIRGEMGDYLDGGGGRDAVEIHYDPTNIMTVNVDFQAGFATGMAGLVGFEDLTVYTGWGNDTIIGGTEFNYVNTQAGGDFVQLFGHHNYADLNPGDFDDFDTYIGSDGVDQVWVGKRGDVDGGGGSEDVLGMRFYGPDAVTMDVLTGTSSSGLTFRNFEQFNLYREDSTAGDNIRLGLSHDFYSGAAGDDFVDGRAGNDILRGGAGQDSLSGGDGSDQLYGDLGHDDLTGGGGDDRFYFSQGHDYITDFNAAEGDLLIIPTDMQDEAHDSFAELMASAEETAAGLRLYSSDTGSTLLLGGITKATFSENSVEFLI; encoded by the coding sequence ATGATGCCGCAATATCAGAACGGAACGCCGCGCGCCGACATCCTGGTGGGCACCTGGTGGAACGACATCATCTATGGCGATGGCGGCCATGACGTCATCTATGGCGACCGTGGCAACGACATCCTGTCCGGCGATACCGGCAACGACATCCTCTGGGGCGGTGTCGGCGCCGACCAGCTCTTCGGCGATAACGGCTTCGACCATGGCTTCGATATCGCGGTCTACAAGACTTCCGCCGAGGCCGTGACCGTCAACCTCTCACAGATCACCCAATCCGGCGCTGGTGGCGAAGCCGAAGGCGATCAGTTGTTCGGCATTGAGGGCCTGGTCGGTTCAGCCCACCATGACAGACTTTTCGGCAATGCCCAGAACAACACCTTCCGTGGCGGTGCCGGCGGCGACTACATCGATGGCAGCGATGGCATCGACAAGGCGAGCTACGCCTATTCCAGCGCGGCCGTTCATGTCGACCTCACCCGCGGCGGCATCCAATTCGGCGGCGACGCCCAGGGCGATATCCTGCGCAACATCGAAAACCTGCAAGGCAGCGATTTCGATGACCGCCTCATCGGCAACGACGCCCGCAATACCATCGCCGGCGGCAAGGGCGCCGATTACATCGATGGCGGCGGCGGCTATGACTTTGTCGATTACCGCGGCTCCAGTGCCGTTAACATCGACCTCAACCGCGCGACGCAGATCGGCGCCCACGCCCAGGGCGACCAGCTCGTCAATATCGAGAACATCCGCGGCACCAGCTTCAACGACGTCCTGGTCGGCACCACTGGCCATAACGAGTTGCTGGGTGACGAAGGCAATGACGTCATCGATGGCGGCGGCGGCAACGACATACTCAAAGGCATGAATGGCGATGACGTGGTCACGACCCGCAGCCAAGGCTTCGCCGATGGCGGCAATGGCGTCGACACACTCATTGTGCATTTTGATGAACGCGACCCCTATGACGGGGTCGAGGTCTATATCAACAGCAACAACTATCTCTCCAGCCGATACATGAGCGATTACGACCCACCCGCCGGCTACAATCTCAGCGCGATGAATTTCGAGCGCGTCGAGCTCACCGGCACGCAATGGTCCGATTTCCTGATGGGGACCAGCGGCAACGATGTCTTGCGCGGCGGCGCCGGCGACGACTACATCCGCGGCGAAATGGGCGACTATCTCGACGGCGGCGGTGGCCGCGATGCAGTCGAGATCCACTACGATCCCACCAACATCATGACGGTGAACGTCGACTTCCAGGCGGGCTTTGCCACCGGCATGGCCGGCCTTGTCGGTTTCGAGGACCTCACCGTCTATACCGGCTGGGGCAACGACACCATCATCGGCGGGACGGAGTTCAACTACGTCAACACCCAGGCTGGCGGCGATTTCGTCCAGCTCTTCGGCCACCACAATTACGCCGACCTCAACCCCGGTGATTTCGACGACTTCGACACCTATATCGGCAGCGACGGCGTCGACCAGGTCTGGGTCGGCAAGCGCGGCGATGTCGATGGCGGCGGTGGCTCGGAAGACGTCCTGGGCATGCGCTTCTATGGTCCCGACGCCGTCACGATGGATGTGCTGACCGGTACCTCATCGAGCGGCCTCACCTTCCGCAATTTCGAGCAATTCAACCTCTACCGCGAGGACAGCACGGCCGGAGACAACATCCGCCTCGGGCTGAGTCACGATTTCTACTCGGGCGCCGCCGGCGACGATTTCGTCGATGGTCGCGCCGGCAATGACATTCTGCGGGGCGGCGCCGGCCAGGATTCGCTCTCCGGTGGCGACGGCTCCGACCAGCTCTATGGCGATCTCGGCCATGACGACCTAACCGGTGGCGGCGGTGACGACCGCTTCTATTTCAGCCAGGGCCACGATTACATCACCGACTTCAATGCCGCCGAAGGCGATCTCCTCATTATTCCGACTGATATGCAGGACGAGGCCCACGACAGCTTCGCCGAACTGATGGCATCCGCCGAGGAAACGGCAGCCGGCCTCCGCCTTTACAGCAGCGATACCGGCTCCACCTTGCTGCTGGGTGGTATCACCAAGGCAACCTTCAGCGAGAATTCGGTGGAGTTTTTGATCTAG
- a CDS encoding SDR family NAD(P)-dependent oxidoreductase has protein sequence MDVVVNNAGAGARRSGVENSDTPGERLAKIMSANLNSAYFVSAYALPALKSAGKGVIVNISSTATLHGNWGSYGMAKAALESLTRALATEGAPHGIRANAVSPGWIKTETTGGSGAAEDWEKGASLLARMGTPDEIARAVLFLASDEASFVTGTVLTVDGGLTITDYPSLPYLDAVGAWKLFPGTLGD, from the coding sequence TTGGATGTGGTCGTCAACAATGCCGGCGCCGGGGCGCGACGCTCTGGCGTGGAGAACAGCGACACGCCGGGCGAGCGGCTGGCCAAGATCATGTCGGCCAATCTCAATTCGGCCTATTTCGTTTCGGCCTATGCCTTGCCGGCACTCAAATCCGCTGGCAAGGGCGTTATCGTCAACATCTCCTCGACCGCGACGTTGCATGGCAATTGGGGTTCCTACGGCATGGCGAAAGCCGCCCTCGAATCCCTGACCCGGGCACTCGCGACGGAAGGTGCGCCACATGGCATCCGAGCCAACGCCGTCTCGCCGGGCTGGATCAAGACGGAGACGACGGGCGGCAGCGGTGCCGCCGAGGATTGGGAGAAGGGTGCGTCGTTGCTGGCGCGCATGGGCACACCGGACGAGATCGCCCGGGCCGTGCTGTTCCTGGCCTCCGACGAGGCGAGTTTCGTCACCGGCACGGTGCTGACCGTCGATGGCGGGCTCACCATCACGGACTATCCGTCGCTGCCTTATCTCGATGCCGTGGGTGCCTGGAAGCTGTTTCCGGGGACCTTGGGCGACTAA
- the betI gene encoding transcriptional regulator BetI, giving the protein MARNAGIRSNRKKEIIEATIHVIAAFGYHGTTVSRVAKSANVSVGLMNFHFESKDKLFEEVFKYLATEYMQVWTTRVNAASAEPWARLEAMVQTYFDRDVFTGVKLAVWFAFWSDPQLRDKFREAATAVERRYVKELEHQIYNICIARPAAAAQAKKVAVRVAGALSAMIDGFWLQALLYPKTFKTKDAVRSCMAFVKLLDLYYDQNEKLAAAEKKKTDA; this is encoded by the coding sequence ATGGCCCGGAACGCCGGCATCCGCAGCAATCGCAAGAAAGAGATCATCGAGGCGACCATTCATGTGATCGCGGCCTTCGGCTATCACGGCACGACCGTCAGCCGGGTGGCGAAATCGGCCAACGTGTCGGTCGGCCTGATGAACTTTCATTTCGAGAGCAAGGACAAGCTGTTCGAGGAAGTTTTCAAATACCTTGCCACGGAATACATGCAGGTCTGGACAACGCGGGTTAATGCAGCCTCGGCGGAACCCTGGGCGCGGCTCGAGGCGATGGTGCAGACCTATTTCGACCGCGACGTCTTTACTGGCGTCAAGCTCGCGGTCTGGTTCGCCTTTTGGTCGGACCCGCAGCTTCGGGACAAGTTCCGCGAAGCGGCGACGGCGGTCGAGCGCCGCTATGTCAAGGAACTGGAGCACCAGATCTACAACATCTGCATCGCGCGCCCGGCCGCGGCGGCGCAGGCCAAGAAAGTGGCCGTGCGTGTGGCGGGTGCCCTGTCGGCGATGATCGACGGCTTTTGGCTTCAGGCGCTGCTGTACCCCAAGACCTTCAAGACAAAGGACGCGGTCAGGTCCTGCATGGCGTTCGTCAAGCTGCTCGATCTCTATTACGATCAGAACGAAAAGCTGGCGGCGGCCGAGAAGAAGAAGACCGATGCCTGA